The following proteins are encoded in a genomic region of Actinomycetota bacterium:
- a CDS encoding NAD(P)/FAD-dependent oxidoreductase: MPERYDAVVIGGGHNGLTAAAYLARAGLRTLVLERRHVLGGAAVTEEVFPGFRFSVASYVVSLLRPEIVRELELPKHGLEILPLDGTFTPLKDDYLWRVNDHGRTMREIRRWSRMDADAYDEYGHLMVEMARFVKPILSTVPPDPGGLNPREWLPVLGLARRFAQLPERHQATFVQLMTMSAAEFLGQWFETDPLVATMSASGIIGTFQGIRSPGTAYVLLHHYMGEIDGAFRAWGIPKGGTGGISESIASAARAAGADIRCGAGVSRILTRGDRATGVVLESGEEIAARAVLSSVDVRRTMLDLMEPGTLDPSFEADVRRFRFRGSSGKVNLALDGLPSFTCLPGPGEHLRGAVSFSPSVDYMERAFDDAKYGRFSRRPYIDMVIPTLVDPSMAPPGKHVMSCFVQYAPYRLADGAEWDDARRDAFGDAVVDTIAERAPNIRDLILHRQVLTPLDIERDFGLTEGNIFQGELSLEQLFWGRPVPGWGRFRTPVRDLWLGGSAVHPGGGIMGAPGRSAALELLRATRSGAA, from the coding sequence ATGCCGGAACGCTACGACGCCGTGGTCATCGGGGGCGGCCACAACGGGCTGACGGCCGCCGCGTACCTGGCCCGGGCGGGCCTTCGCACCCTGGTGCTGGAGCGCCGCCACGTCCTGGGCGGCGCCGCCGTGACCGAGGAGGTCTTCCCGGGGTTTCGGTTCAGCGTGGCCTCCTACGTGGTCAGCTTGCTGCGCCCGGAGATCGTCCGGGAGCTGGAGCTGCCGAAGCACGGCCTGGAGATCCTGCCGCTGGACGGCACGTTCACCCCGCTGAAGGACGACTACCTGTGGCGGGTGAACGACCACGGCCGGACCATGCGGGAGATCCGGCGATGGTCGCGGATGGACGCCGACGCCTACGACGAATACGGGCATCTCATGGTGGAGATGGCCCGGTTCGTGAAGCCGATCCTGTCCACCGTGCCACCCGACCCGGGGGGTCTGAATCCGCGGGAATGGTTGCCGGTGCTGGGGCTGGCCCGCCGGTTCGCCCAGCTGCCGGAGCGCCATCAGGCCACGTTCGTCCAGCTGATGACGATGAGCGCGGCGGAGTTCCTGGGGCAGTGGTTCGAGACCGACCCGCTGGTGGCCACGATGTCCGCGTCCGGCATCATCGGAACCTTCCAGGGGATCCGCTCGCCCGGCACCGCCTACGTCCTGCTGCACCACTACATGGGCGAGATCGACGGCGCGTTCCGTGCGTGGGGCATTCCCAAGGGAGGAACCGGCGGGATCAGCGAGTCCATCGCCTCCGCGGCACGCGCCGCCGGCGCCGACATCCGCTGCGGCGCAGGGGTTTCGAGGATCCTGACCAGAGGGGATCGGGCCACCGGTGTCGTGCTGGAGTCGGGAGAGGAGATCGCGGCCCGGGCCGTCCTGTCGAGCGTCGACGTCCGCCGGACCATGCTGGACCTGATGGAACCGGGGACCCTGGACCCCAGCTTCGAGGCCGACGTCCGCCGGTTCCGGTTCCGGGGATCGTCGGGGAAGGTGAACCTGGCCCTGGATGGACTGCCCTCGTTCACCTGCCTGCCCGGTCCAGGCGAGCACCTCCGGGGGGCCGTCAGCTTCTCCCCCTCCGTGGACTACATGGAACGGGCCTTCGACGACGCCAAGTACGGGCGGTTCTCGCGGCGCCCGTACATCGACATGGTCATCCCCACGCTGGTGGACCCGTCCATGGCCCCGCCCGGCAAGCACGTCATGAGCTGCTTCGTCCAGTACGCGCCGTACCGGCTGGCCGACGGCGCCGAGTGGGACGACGCGCGGCGGGACGCCTTCGGCGATGCCGTGGTCGACACCATCGCGGAGCGAGCCCCGAACATCCGCGACCTCATCCTGCACCGCCAGGTGCTCACGCCGCTCGACATCGAGCGCGACTTCGGGCTCACCGAGGGAAACATCTTCCAGGGGGAGCTGTCGCTGGAGCAGCTCTTCTGGGGGCGGCCCGTGCCGGGGTGGGGGCGGTTCCGGACGCCGGTGCGGGACCTGTGGCTGGGCGGCTCGGCCGTGCACCCCGGCGGCGGCATCATGGGCGCGCCCGGCCGGAGCGCGGCGCTGGAGCTGCTCCGGGCAACCCGGTCCGGGGCGGCCTGA
- a CDS encoding NAD(P)/FAD-dependent oxidoreductase, whose product MVASGDSRGFDVVVVGAGHNGLVCAAYLARAGLRTLVLERREEAGGAAALAGTVGRLRRSVIRDLGLESLGLELLRPEVRVFAPQPDGGAVTLWADPARTADELSARSRQDGPAYPGFDRKIGALASFLAHLAVATPPNLSGPSLADAFTGLRLGRALRGFGNPRAIRELARVLPMSVADLVEEELDDDALRAAVASRGVRFTAMGPRSAGTAAVLLMDSAGSGGGAAGESTFVRGGPPALARSLVDAARSFGAEVRCGAEVAAIRTEGGRVGGVALASGQEIDAPVVVSGLDPKRTLLGLVDPVELGPTLVWRAGNIRAPGAVAHVDLELDRLPRFPAARGDDRRLAGRIVLAPGLDHLERAHDAVKYGRMAEEPFLEATIPTLTDPALEPEGRHRMRVLVQGAPYHLRAGTWSGGGESLGDLVLAVLEGYAPGIGSSVTARRVATPADLEREFGLTEGHPLHAEPGLDQFFAWRPLLGHARYRLAVPGLYLCGSGAHPGGGVTGGPGANAAREVLADRRRRKAPGRSRATRPA is encoded by the coding sequence GTGGTGGCCTCCGGGGACTCCCGCGGCTTCGACGTGGTCGTGGTGGGGGCCGGCCACAACGGGCTGGTGTGCGCGGCGTACCTGGCCCGAGCGGGGCTGCGGACACTGGTGCTGGAACGCCGGGAGGAAGCCGGCGGTGCGGCGGCGCTGGCCGGGACGGTGGGACGGCTCCGGCGGTCGGTGATCCGGGACCTCGGGCTGGAGTCCCTCGGCCTGGAGCTGCTGCGCCCGGAGGTCCGCGTGTTTGCCCCCCAGCCGGATGGGGGCGCGGTGACGCTGTGGGCGGACCCGGCCAGGACGGCCGACGAGCTCAGCGCACGCTCCCGCCAGGACGGACCCGCCTACCCGGGGTTCGACCGGAAGATCGGGGCCCTGGCCAGCTTCCTGGCCCACCTGGCGGTGGCCACGCCGCCGAACCTGTCCGGCCCGTCCCTGGCGGACGCCTTCACCGGCCTGCGTCTGGGGCGGGCCCTCCGGGGCTTCGGGAACCCGCGGGCCATCCGCGAGCTGGCCCGGGTCCTCCCGATGTCGGTGGCCGACCTGGTGGAGGAGGAACTGGACGACGACGCGCTCCGGGCCGCGGTGGCCTCCCGGGGGGTCCGGTTCACGGCTATGGGACCCCGGTCGGCGGGCACGGCCGCCGTCCTCCTCATGGACTCGGCCGGGAGCGGCGGGGGAGCGGCGGGGGAATCGACGTTCGTCCGGGGCGGGCCGCCCGCGCTGGCCCGGTCGCTGGTGGACGCCGCGCGGTCCTTCGGCGCGGAGGTCCGGTGCGGCGCGGAGGTCGCCGCGATCCGAACGGAGGGCGGCCGGGTGGGGGGCGTCGCGCTGGCCTCGGGCCAGGAGATCGACGCGCCGGTGGTCGTCTCGGGCCTCGACCCCAAGCGGACCCTCCTCGGCCTGGTCGACCCCGTGGAGCTGGGACCGACCCTGGTCTGGCGGGCCGGGAACATCCGGGCCCCCGGGGCGGTGGCGCACGTGGACCTGGAGCTGGACCGGCTTCCCCGGTTCCCGGCGGCCCGAGGCGACGATCGGCGCCTGGCCGGACGGATCGTCCTTGCGCCGGGCCTGGACCACCTGGAACGGGCCCACGACGCCGTGAAGTACGGGCGAATGGCCGAGGAGCCCTTCCTCGAGGCCACCATCCCCACGCTGACCGACCCGGCGCTCGAGCCCGAAGGCCGGCACCGCATGCGGGTCCTGGTGCAGGGTGCGCCGTATCACCTCCGAGCGGGCACGTGGTCGGGTGGCGGAGAGTCCCTGGGGGACCTGGTCCTGGCCGTGCTGGAGGGGTACGCCCCCGGTATCGGCTCCAGCGTCACGGCACGCCGGGTGGCGACGCCCGCCGACCTGGAACGGGAGTTCGGCCTCACCGAAGGGCACCCGCTCCACGCCGAGCCCGGGCTCGACCAGTTCTTCGCGTGGCGGCCGCTGCTGGGGCACGCCCGGTACCGGCTGGCCGTCCCCGGCCTGTACCTGTGCGGCTCCGGGGCGCATCCGGGCGGCGGCGTCACCGGGGGGCCCGGCGCCAACGCCGCTCGCGAGGTCCTGGCCGACCGGCGGCGAAGGAAGGCTCCGGGCCGGAGCCGCGCCACCCGCCCCGCGTAA
- a CDS encoding class I SAM-dependent methyltransferase: protein MEYGIGVRGSRAAGGPGPAGAAPDADADADETRSNVAAYRPRDFELFRAESVIFGRFLRPGMLVLDLGTGNGRVASRLALRGIGILACDLNLDALAEFQAARASAGNGERVEIFGGDARALPLRDGSVDAVVFAYNGLDMIGSMSGRVDALAEIHRVLRPGGVFVASSHNPIGTILSPRATRSRQLWRFRLRHLRTGAVLHPMFDDVDGARIHQASPGTFIRQVRRVTGLEPVGVWSTRSGLRGRAAATLFSAWPTYVFRKPAAG from the coding sequence GTGGAATACGGCATCGGCGTTCGAGGCTCGAGAGCAGCCGGTGGACCCGGGCCCGCCGGCGCCGCGCCCGACGCCGACGCCGACGCCGACGAGACACGGTCGAACGTCGCCGCGTACCGGCCCCGCGACTTCGAGCTGTTCCGGGCGGAGTCGGTCATCTTCGGACGGTTCCTGCGACCGGGGATGCTCGTCCTCGACCTGGGGACGGGGAACGGAAGGGTGGCCAGCCGTCTGGCCCTCCGGGGCATCGGGATCCTGGCCTGCGACCTCAACCTGGACGCGCTGGCCGAGTTCCAGGCCGCGCGGGCGTCCGCCGGCAACGGTGAGCGCGTCGAGATCTTCGGAGGCGACGCTCGGGCCCTGCCGCTTCGCGACGGGTCCGTGGACGCCGTCGTCTTCGCCTACAACGGGCTGGACATGATCGGATCCATGTCCGGGCGGGTCGACGCGCTGGCCGAGATCCACCGGGTCCTTCGGCCGGGCGGCGTCTTCGTGGCTTCCTCGCACAACCCGATCGGCACGATCCTGTCCCCCCGGGCCACGCGGTCGCGTCAGCTGTGGCGGTTCCGGCTGCGCCACCTGCGCACCGGCGCGGTGCTGCACCCGATGTTCGACGACGTCGATGGGGCCCGGATCCACCAGGCCAGCCCGGGAACGTTCATCCGCCAGGTCCGCCGAGTCACGGGCCTGGAGCCGGTCGGGGTGTGGTCCACGCGGTCCGGCCTTCGGGGACGGGCGGCGGCGACGCTCTTCTCGGCCTGGCCCACCTACGTGTTCCGCAAGCCCGCGGCGGGCTGA
- the add gene encoding adenosine deaminase — MDLRGLPKIDLHRHLEGAVRLSTILELAREAGAPLAAGTPEDLAPLAQVLAPMASLEEVLRYFRVAQEAFRTLEAVERIAFEAVEDLAADNVRLAELRFSPDFLCRTAGLDWDAAFGAILAGTARARAANDVAVGFIAIVSRAYGMDSARRTVEFALRHRERLVGFDLADDEMAWPPQLFVEVLAPLRDAGMPLTAHYGEAGPPSYSREAIEVLGVARLGHGCSVAEDPEVVALARDRGVVLEMCPTSNERTAAVPSLAEHPARRLLHEGVRVTLNTDDPGLFGIDLTHELEVARDVLGFDQADLAAVTGNALEASFLSPEVKEQARLAHFGWLES; from the coding sequence GTGGACCTTCGCGGCCTGCCCAAGATCGACCTGCACCGCCACCTGGAGGGGGCGGTCCGGCTCTCCACCATCCTCGAGCTGGCCCGGGAGGCCGGGGCGCCGCTCGCGGCGGGGACGCCCGAGGACCTCGCCCCGCTGGCCCAGGTCCTGGCTCCGATGGCGTCGCTGGAGGAGGTGCTGCGGTACTTCCGGGTGGCCCAGGAGGCGTTCCGGACCCTCGAGGCGGTCGAGCGGATCGCGTTCGAGGCGGTGGAGGACCTGGCGGCCGACAACGTCCGCCTGGCCGAGCTGCGGTTCTCGCCGGACTTCCTGTGCCGCACGGCGGGGCTGGACTGGGACGCGGCGTTCGGGGCCATCCTGGCGGGGACGGCGCGGGCCCGAGCCGCGAACGACGTGGCGGTGGGGTTCATCGCCATCGTCAGCCGGGCCTACGGGATGGACTCGGCCCGCCGGACCGTGGAGTTCGCGCTCCGGCACCGGGAACGGCTGGTGGGCTTCGACCTGGCCGACGACGAGATGGCCTGGCCGCCGCAGCTGTTCGTCGAGGTCCTGGCGCCCCTTCGGGACGCCGGCATGCCGCTGACGGCGCACTACGGTGAGGCCGGGCCGCCCTCGTATTCGCGGGAAGCCATCGAGGTCCTGGGGGTGGCCCGGCTGGGGCACGGCTGTTCGGTGGCGGAGGACCCCGAGGTGGTCGCGCTGGCCCGGGACCGGGGCGTGGTCCTGGAGATGTGCCCGACCTCGAACGAGCGGACCGCGGCGGTCCCCAGCCTGGCCGAGCATCCGGCCCGGCGGCTGCTCCACGAAGGGGTCCGGGTCACGCTGAACACCGACGATCCGGGACTGTTCGGGATCGACCTCACCCACGAGCTCGAGGTGGCCCGGGACGTGCTCGGCTTCGATCAGGCCGATCTGGCGGCGGTGACCGGAAACGCCCTCGAGGCAAGCTTCCTGTCTCCGGAGGTCAAGGAACAGGCGCGCCTGGCGCACTTCGGATGGCTGGAATCGTGA
- the fabI gene encoding enoyl-ACP reductase FabI, whose protein sequence is MPNLLEGKRLLVTGVLTPQSIAFAAAEVAQREGAEVLLTSFGKAMGLTEKSARRLPTPVDVLEMDANDEVHIQAVAGEMERRWGRLDGFLHAIAFAPQDALGGNFLSAPWESAQVAFRTSAFSLKALAQGFLPLMTDGGAIVSMDFDATVAWPIYDWMGVSKAALEAITRYLARDLGPRGIRVNCVSAGPLRTMAAKSIPGFGRLASTWGRRAPLPWDPSDPTPVARAVAFLLSDWSAGITGEILHVDGGYHAMGSDLVDEDPVDAGSVDEADEPEEPEEPRP, encoded by the coding sequence ATGCCGAACCTGCTCGAGGGAAAGCGCCTGCTGGTCACCGGCGTGCTCACGCCCCAGAGCATCGCGTTCGCCGCGGCGGAGGTGGCTCAGCGGGAGGGGGCGGAGGTCCTGCTGACCTCGTTCGGGAAGGCCATGGGGCTGACCGAGAAGAGCGCGCGGCGCCTGCCCACGCCGGTGGACGTCCTGGAGATGGACGCGAACGACGAGGTCCACATCCAGGCGGTGGCCGGCGAGATGGAGCGGCGATGGGGCCGGCTGGACGGGTTCCTGCACGCCATCGCGTTCGCCCCGCAGGACGCCCTGGGCGGGAACTTCCTCTCGGCACCGTGGGAGAGCGCCCAGGTGGCCTTCCGGACCAGCGCGTTCTCGCTGAAGGCGCTGGCCCAGGGGTTCCTGCCGCTGATGACGGACGGCGGGGCCATCGTGAGCATGGACTTCGACGCCACGGTGGCGTGGCCCATCTACGACTGGATGGGCGTGAGCAAGGCCGCCCTGGAGGCCATCACCCGGTACCTGGCCCGGGACCTCGGTCCGAGAGGGATCCGGGTGAACTGCGTGTCGGCGGGGCCGCTTCGGACCATGGCGGCCAAGAGCATCCCCGGGTTCGGCCGGCTGGCCAGTACGTGGGGCCGCCGGGCGCCGCTTCCGTGGGATCCGTCGGACCCCACGCCGGTGGCCCGGGCCGTCGCGTTCCTGCTGTCGGACTGGTCCGCCGGCATCACCGGCGAGATCCTGCACGTGGACGGGGGGTACCACGCCATGGGGTCGGACCTGGTGGACGAGGACCCGGTGGACGCGGGTTCTGTGGACGAGGCGGACGAGCCGGAGGAGCCGGAGGAACCGCGCCCCTAG
- a CDS encoding ATP-binding protein — MPGIEVHLRSTTDSPAEARDALRGLSRELPQPLVEDIRLLVSELVTNSVRHAGLGPEATIRLRADILPDRVRVEVTDPGPGFEPGQESPNIYQDSGWGLYLVGQVATRWGVELDEATKVWFEIDRETAIAG, encoded by the coding sequence ATGCCGGGCATTGAGGTCCACCTTCGCTCGACGACCGATTCACCCGCCGAGGCTCGCGACGCCCTCAGGGGACTGTCCCGGGAGCTGCCCCAGCCGCTGGTCGAGGACATTCGCCTGCTGGTCAGCGAGCTGGTGACCAACAGCGTCCGGCACGCCGGCCTGGGGCCGGAGGCCACCATCCGGCTGCGAGCGGACATCCTCCCCGACCGGGTCCGGGTGGAAGTGACGGACCCCGGCCCCGGGTTCGAGCCGGGCCAGGAGTCGCCGAACATCTACCAGGACTCCGGATGGGGGCTGTACCTGGTGGGGCAGGTGGCCACCCGGTGGGGGGTCGAGCTGGACGAGGCCACCAAGGTCTGGTTCGAGATCGATCGCGAGACCGCGATCGCCGGCTAG
- a CDS encoding STAS domain-containing protein: protein MSGTEVDVSTRNGDAWVRLKGEFDLGAAADVEKRLSEVERDNPATVVLDLRDLSFIDSTGLRTVLAADARARRDGRRLVVIPGPQAVHRVFRIALLDNRLDFVEEPALLGEGDDAGH from the coding sequence GTGAGCGGCACGGAGGTCGACGTCTCCACGAGGAACGGCGACGCCTGGGTGCGGCTGAAGGGCGAGTTCGATCTGGGTGCCGCCGCCGACGTCGAGAAGCGACTGTCCGAGGTCGAACGCGACAATCCGGCCACCGTGGTGCTCGACCTGCGGGACCTGAGCTTCATCGACTCGACGGGGCTCCGAACGGTGCTGGCCGCGGACGCCCGGGCCCGCCGGGACGGCCGGCGGCTCGTGGTCATCCCGGGACCGCAGGCGGTCCACCGGGTGTTTCGAATCGCGCTCCTCGACAACCGCCTCGACTTCGTCGAGGAGCCCGCCCTGCTCGGGGAGGGCGACGATGCCGGGCATTGA
- a CDS encoding serine/threonine-protein phosphatase, whose product MFDNGDGSWGLVIGDVCGKGPLAASVMGLARHTLRAAAMRERRPSHILSMLSEAVRNQTGDGRFLTVCYVRLRPNGKAARLTVCCGGHPLPALLRRDGTVETVGVPGTLLGLFEDPTLTDRSVDLGPGDALILYTDGITDVAPSAVIGAAGEPDLAELLAGAEGLDAAGIVEHARRELSRRIRGTLRDDMAILAVRVEP is encoded by the coding sequence GTGTTCGACAACGGTGACGGCAGCTGGGGGCTGGTGATCGGCGACGTGTGCGGGAAGGGGCCGCTGGCCGCATCGGTCATGGGGCTGGCCCGGCACACGCTGCGCGCCGCAGCCATGCGGGAACGGCGTCCCAGCCACATCCTGTCGATGCTCTCGGAGGCCGTGCGCAACCAGACCGGTGACGGGCGATTCCTGACGGTGTGCTACGTGCGCCTGCGTCCGAACGGAAAGGCCGCTCGCCTCACCGTATGCTGCGGTGGGCACCCGCTTCCCGCCCTGCTGCGGCGTGACGGCACGGTGGAGACCGTGGGTGTACCCGGCACGCTGCTGGGGCTGTTCGAGGATCCCACGCTGACGGACCGCAGCGTCGACCTCGGCCCCGGCGACGCGCTGATCCTGTACACGGACGGGATCACCGACGTTGCGCCCTCCGCCGTCATCGGGGCGGCCGGGGAACCCGACCTCGCGGAGCTGCTGGCCGGCGCCGAGGGGCTGGACGCCGCCGGGATCGTGGAGCACGCGCGTCGGGAGCTGTCCCGCCGCATCCGCGGAACCCTCCGCGACGACATGGCGATTCTCGCCGTGCGGGTGGAACCGTGA
- the selD gene encoding selenide, water dikinase SelD produces MLAIVRDEVRLTTYSHGAGUACKLGPGDLAQVLGHLGTPAMPEEVLVSAETGDDAAVYRLPDGRALVQTVDFFTPIVDDAYDWGRIAAANAFSDVYAMGGLPVLALNLVGWPVDVLPLELLARVLEGGSAVSAQAGVAVVGGHTITDAEPKYGMAVTGFVDADRIVRNSTAPPGAGLYLTKPLGTGILSTAIKQQRASELQIAQAVELMVRLNAEAAAAMVEARAEAATDVTGYGLLGHLRTMLAASGVAATVHADAVPVLPGVLELAEDRVVPGGTHRNHDFLGEFVTWGELELPEQLVLADAQTSGGLLIAARDGDRLQESLLRRGVSAHRVGETAEGLPGRIRVEGRVGRTG; encoded by the coding sequence ATGCTCGCCATCGTGCGTGACGAGGTCCGCCTGACGACCTACAGCCACGGCGCCGGGTGAGCGTGCAAGCTCGGTCCTGGTGACCTGGCCCAGGTCCTGGGCCATCTGGGGACTCCGGCCATGCCGGAGGAGGTGCTGGTCTCCGCGGAGACCGGCGACGACGCGGCCGTGTACCGGCTTCCGGACGGCAGGGCGCTGGTGCAGACCGTCGACTTCTTCACGCCCATCGTCGACGACGCCTACGACTGGGGGCGCATCGCCGCGGCGAACGCGTTCAGCGACGTGTACGCGATGGGCGGCCTGCCCGTGCTGGCCCTCAACCTGGTCGGGTGGCCGGTGGACGTCCTGCCGCTCGAGCTGCTGGCCCGGGTCCTGGAGGGCGGGTCCGCCGTGTCCGCCCAGGCGGGGGTGGCCGTGGTCGGTGGGCACACCATCACCGATGCCGAGCCCAAGTACGGCATGGCGGTCACCGGGTTCGTGGACGCCGATCGCATCGTGCGCAACTCCACCGCGCCGCCCGGCGCCGGCCTGTACCTGACCAAGCCCCTGGGGACCGGCATCCTCAGCACGGCCATCAAGCAGCAGCGCGCCTCCGAGCTCCAGATCGCGCAGGCCGTCGAGCTCATGGTCCGCCTGAACGCGGAGGCCGCCGCCGCCATGGTGGAAGCGCGGGCCGAGGCGGCCACGGACGTCACGGGGTACGGCCTGCTCGGGCATCTCCGGACCATGCTCGCGGCGTCGGGGGTGGCCGCGACCGTGCACGCGGACGCGGTCCCGGTGCTCCCGGGGGTCCTGGAGCTGGCCGAGGACCGCGTGGTCCCCGGCGGCACCCACCGCAACCACGACTTCCTGGGGGAGTTCGTGACGTGGGGAGAGCTGGAGCTTCCCGAGCAGCTGGTGCTGGCAGACGCCCAGACCTCCGGAGGGCTCCTGATCGCGGCACGGGACGGCGACCGCCTCCAGGAGTCGCTGCTCCGCCGGGGCGTCTCGGCGCACCGGGTCGGTGAAACGGCCGAGGGCCTGCCCGGGCGGATCCGGGTGGAGGGCCGGGTGGGCCGGACCGGCTGA
- a CDS encoding M67 family metallopeptidase encodes MIQLERSFHDEIVQQALEEYPNEACGLIAAKEGTPVRVYRMRNADASPATYRLDPKEQLRVFDEIEDEGLELYAIYHSHTHSEAYPSETDRRQAFYPESYYLVLSLADRDNPVLRGFRISDGEVTEEEVRIE; translated from the coding sequence GTGATCCAGCTCGAGCGCAGCTTCCACGACGAGATCGTCCAGCAGGCCCTGGAGGAGTACCCGAACGAGGCCTGCGGGCTGATCGCGGCGAAGGAGGGGACCCCCGTCCGCGTCTACCGGATGCGAAACGCCGACGCGAGCCCGGCGACCTACCGGCTGGACCCGAAGGAGCAGCTGCGGGTGTTCGACGAGATCGAGGACGAGGGGCTGGAGCTCTACGCGATCTATCACTCGCACACGCATTCCGAGGCCTACCCGTCGGAGACCGACCGCCGCCAGGCGTTCTATCCGGAGAGCTACTACCTCGTCCTGTCACTGGCGGACCGGGACAACCCGGTGCTCCGCGGATTCCGGATCTCGGACGGCGAGGTCACCGAGGAGGAAGTGAGGATCGAATGA
- a CDS encoding MoaD family protein: MSVRVKLPTILRKHTGGEGLVEGQGATLREVLSDLESRYPGLTRSVLSEDGGLHRFVNVYVNNEDVRYLGSLETEVNEGDTVSILPAVAGGSEKEIDASQAWFWTPAWQAGEAEASADIEADRLERFDSDDEFLASFDE; this comes from the coding sequence GTGAGCGTGCGGGTCAAGCTTCCGACCATCCTACGCAAGCACACCGGCGGCGAGGGGCTCGTCGAGGGCCAAGGTGCGACGCTCCGCGAGGTGCTCTCCGACCTGGAGTCGCGCTACCCGGGGCTGACCCGCTCGGTGCTGTCCGAGGACGGCGGCCTGCACCGCTTCGTCAACGTCTACGTGAACAACGAGGACGTCCGCTACCTCGGCTCCCTGGAGACCGAGGTGAACGAGGGCGACACCGTCAGCATCCTCCCCGCCGTCGCCGGAGGGTCAGAGAAGGAAATCGATGCCAGCCAGGCCTGGTTTTGGACCCCGGCGTGGCAAGCGGGCGAGGCCGAAGCTTCCGCGGACATCGAAGCCGATCGCCTGGAGCGGTTCGACTCCGATGACGAGTTCCTTGCATCTTTCGACGAGTAG
- a CDS encoding GNAT family N-acetyltransferase yields the protein MHATPGPVVLIRDARPEEMEAVARLSVDAYREFANVVGADVWARMERNLARLGGDSPDAVTIVAEIDGELVGTAEYLGPRGRRVGLVEAVPEGEAYIGRLGVAPHARTRRVGKALTEECIRRARADGARTIGLATRDVMVAARAMYESLGFRHVRTVDRGGSTFLTYVLDLTR from the coding sequence ATGCACGCCACGCCGGGTCCTGTTGTGCTGATCAGGGACGCTCGCCCGGAAGAGATGGAGGCCGTCGCCCGGCTGAGCGTGGATGCCTATCGCGAGTTCGCCAATGTCGTCGGAGCCGACGTGTGGGCCCGAATGGAGCGCAACCTGGCTCGCCTGGGTGGGGATTCCCCGGACGCGGTGACCATCGTGGCAGAGATCGACGGCGAGCTGGTTGGGACCGCCGAGTACCTGGGTCCCAGGGGTCGGCGCGTGGGCCTAGTGGAGGCGGTCCCGGAAGGTGAGGCGTACATCGGCCGGCTGGGCGTGGCTCCACACGCGAGAACCCGGCGCGTCGGCAAGGCGCTCACTGAGGAGTGCATCCGCCGTGCCCGGGCCGACGGCGCCCGAACCATCGGCCTGGCCACCCGCGACGTCATGGTCGCGGCCCGAGCCATGTACGAGTCTCTCGGCTTCCGCCACGTCCGAACCGTCGACCGCGGGGGCTCCACGTTCCTGACCTATGTGCTGGATCTCACCCGCTGA
- a CDS encoding cysteine synthase: MRANDILDAIGNTPLVGIPRLSPKPSVRLWAKLEGANPTGSLKDRIAKKMIEEAEHDGSLTPGRIILEPTSGNTGISLALVARRKGYRITVVIPDNASEERIRLLELFGAEIVFSPAEKGTNGSIEVARALARDEKYFMPFQYGNPSNPQAHYEGTGEEIVRDLPEVTHFVAGLGTGGTLMGVGRRLREHNPDVRIVAAEPELGELVYGLRSLDEGFVPPIFDERILDRKFLVASHDALRATRELTQQEGIFAGISSGAVIHVARRIAQDIPEGDIVCLLADGGWKYLSTEAWAAEIDVAEKRVEEALWW, from the coding sequence GTGCGCGCGAACGACATCCTGGACGCGATCGGCAACACCCCGCTCGTCGGCATCCCCCGGCTGAGCCCGAAACCGTCCGTGCGGCTGTGGGCGAAGCTGGAGGGAGCCAACCCGACCGGCTCGCTGAAGGACCGCATCGCCAAGAAGATGATCGAGGAGGCCGAGCACGACGGCTCCCTCACCCCGGGCCGCATCATCCTGGAGCCCACCTCCGGGAACACCGGGATCTCCCTGGCACTGGTGGCTCGCCGCAAGGGCTACCGGATCACCGTGGTCATCCCCGACAACGCCAGCGAGGAGCGCATCCGCCTGCTGGAGCTGTTCGGCGCGGAGATCGTGTTCTCCCCCGCCGAGAAGGGCACGAACGGCTCCATCGAGGTGGCCCGGGCGCTGGCGCGCGACGAGAAGTACTTCATGCCGTTCCAGTATGGGAACCCTTCCAACCCGCAGGCCCATTACGAGGGAACCGGCGAGGAGATCGTGCGCGACCTCCCCGAGGTGACGCACTTCGTGGCGGGGCTCGGCACGGGCGGCACGCTGATGGGTGTGGGCCGCCGGCTCCGCGAGCACAACCCCGACGTGAGGATCGTCGCCGCCGAGCCCGAGCTGGGAGAGCTCGTGTACGGTCTCCGCTCCCTCGACGAGGGGTTCGTCCCGCCCATCTTCGACGAGCGGATCCTGGACCGGAAGTTCCTGGTGGCCTCGCACGACGCGCTCCGGGCCACCCGCGAGCTCACCCAGCAGGAGGGGATCTTCGCGGGGATCTCCTCGGGCGCGGTGATCCACGTGGCCCGCCGGATCGCCCAGGACATCCCGGAAGGAGACATCGTGTGCCTGCTGGCCGACGGCGGGTGGAAGTACCTCTCCACCGAGGCCTGGGCGGCCGAGATCGACGTGGCCGAGAAGCGGGTGGAGGAGGCCCTGTGGTGGTGA